Within the Salarias fasciatus chromosome 2, fSalaFa1.1, whole genome shotgun sequence genome, the region GCGAGTTCTCCATGTGCTCCTGATCACAATGTtatcatcatcgtcatcctcGTCGTCACTGATAAAAACTGGAGAATTGAACTGAAAAAGCGGTCTTCTTAAGGGCGGCTCAGCTGTGGGTGTTTTCATTGgaactgaaaaacagagaaaattacagttatgGGAATGCACAGTCCAGACAATaagaaaagcaaaactttattagataatttttgttttgaaacaaaattaaagtaatgcacattaaaaaaaacattttatgaatGAATATCAAGCAACTTTCATGGAAAATTGCTGCAAAGCAATGACTGAAAactaagaaaatgttttttttcaaaatcaatatGAATAGCGGGCGAGTATTGATAAATCACCAAATACGGTAGTCATACATTCTATAATCACACAAATTAGGATTACCTTTAAAAGAAGATTTTGGTgcaatgaaatcatcatctgaTGAGTTGTCATCCACAATAAAGTTCTTGAGGCTGTGAAATACACACAGGTAAAACAGGAACAACTGAATACAACACAATGACAATTGTAAAGATAGTGCACCAGAAACTCACCTGTCTTCACTCCCACTTGAAATCTTCTTGGGTTGGGTCACGGGAGTTTTCATTCGCTGCAGAACTTTAATGAAAGAAGACAGAACGGGAGTAAACTGTAGTTCCACAAACCTGTAAAGTTCCACTCTGCAGATATAAAGCAAAACTTACATGTCTCAAAGTTGTCCTCATCATCCGAGCTCACCACAGTGGCTGGACTTTAAAGAACAAAATGGGAAAACTGTCAACATCAACACAAAGCAAGGACAAGACAGAGAAGATGCTTTTCTATAAAACATGGATGTTTTTCAAAACCTGTCTTTCTTCGCAGTTCTGCAAGACTTCTGTGATGCAGCCTTGGCTCGGGGTGTAGCTTTCTCCAACAGAACTGGgaaattcacaaataaaaagagtaaataaatgGGTGTACCGTGTGTGAGTATTTCCATGAGACTGTGCGGGGATCACTCACACTGGTCAAAATCATCGTCGCTGGATTCACTAGTTAACAGGTGACCAGTTCTGCCAGTACCTTTACTGTTGTCAGCTGATCTCATTAACTAGAAGGGAAACAGCATTGTTTATTAGCAACTTTCAACATACAACATTTACTTGTCCAAGATCCCCCAGAAAACCGGCGGTTTAGAAACATTTGTCAGACCTTGCGTTCAGCCTCGTCGCGTCCTCCGTCTCCCTTCCAGCTCATCTTCTTAACCCTCTCTAACAGGCTACTAGCGTCGTTCATAGCTTCAGTCTGTGAGCTGGAAACACGAAGGCAACAAAGCCAATAAAGCCGAGGAGTAAGAAAGAAgtcaacaacacaaaaaatacgTCTTCATTCAACAGCGCCTCTGTTGTTGTTCCCAGTGTTAGCTAGTAGCTATTCGTTACCGTCACGTTATATCcgttatgctaatgctaaatggaactaaaacaaacagttaaCATTTCCAATAGCATGCGTTACGTGTTTACTGTACATATCATCAAGTCTGTCGGTGATACGtacttttacagaaaaaaaagttatccTTTACATAAAAAATGCCACAGGAAGAATGAAGCAGTAAAGATACATTTAAAAAGCGTACCGGAGGAATCCAACCAATCAGAGCGAAGCTCAACgagaggttgtttttttattattcaatcgAACTTTATTGAACAAAGAAAGCAGTCATGACGTCAGAGTAAGCGCAGATCTGTTCATTTCTAGGAtgtgggaatcgaacctgcaaaTTTATACTTATTTAGCCTGTAATCAGTCATTTTATTCATAGAAGCAATGATTATGAATCCCAATGGCTGTCTTTGAAGCTCACAATAAATTTGATTTTAGTCAGAATATATTGATTTATCATGAATAAGGAGTATAATATTGTAATCACCTTCAAAATCTTATATACATAGCTGTTAGGTTCTTGCTCTTTTGGGCAATGACTATATTTAGTAACttctgcatttcattttgtaaCCATTTAACCCTAAGTTAGTGGATACATGTCCAGGATTGTTTCAGCAACGATGTAGGAAACTACTTCTGCTTCAAGTTCACAGCAGTTCATTTTATTCTCTCCCTTTAATGACACCGTTTGCTTAGGACTAACACCATGTGAATGACCTAGAAGACAATGTACAACTTGTGATTTTGCatcaacattttggaaataaatCACAAGTATTCATGATTGCCCTGAAATACTCCACAATAAACTCAAGTTTATAATTTCAAAGCACTTCTATGAGTGCAATTTAAGGACCAGAAATGAACAACGCTGACATCTAATCTGAACTGACTtctttgaaaacaaagacacTCTGTTTAGGTACTGGCTCACTGATTaacagaaagcaaaaaaacaaacaaaacattgctATTACAAGTTAAAAATCAACTGTTTGTAATCCTGGTTGAACTTGAATGCAACACAAAGAAGCTTGCAtcacaagaaataaaaagtgagaCGGTACACAAAATAAGAACAAGCGATGCTTTTGCCATCCGTTTATTATTGTTATATATCGAACCTCGTGGCATCATTGACAGCATACAGTTAACggacaatacaaaaacaaaactgcttaGAAAATACTTACCGAGCCCGTtcctggtttgtgtgtttttttttttgtttttttttaaaaaaaggaacaataTCAATTTATGTATATCTCTTACCTAATTTAGACCTTTCCCCATCTGCGTTTTAATAGTTATTTTGTCAGAAACTTCCCCCAATCTTTTCTACAAGCCTCAATTTACTTCTAACAAACTACCAATGAACTGATTTGACAAAATTATTGTTTTGGCATTTAGTGAGTCGAAGATGTTTTTGTCTACATTAGCTTTTCAAAACCTGCACTTCTACCCACTGTTGGTTTTTACTGGATGGAGATAGCTCAAGACAAACTAAAGAGCAGCTGTAGACTGAAGTTTTCCGATGCAtgttaaagctgaaaaaaattaaatcgaGTTACAATTTTTATGGCGCGACGTTGTCATTTTGAAACACACAACACTCTTATTCCATTTATAAATAGATAGACAAGTAATGACAGCCGGGCGTTCTCCCCACAAGCTGCAAGTAGTCCTGTGTTCACACAgacaagagagaagaaaaatccACAGATCCAAGCACTGAAGGGATAAGCAGGCATTCACAGTCCTCTCATGCTCATCAAATACCGATAACTTGTGTCGGGGGGGACAAGAGTCTCAGATGTGGTACCTGAAAGTCTCAAGCTCTATCTGGCTCAGGAAACGCAGGTGTGTGATGCAAATACAGAGGCGATGGAGGACGGGTGTGAGCATGTGCAGGCTCCGATCAAGTAGAGTCCTGTTATCACTGAATGAGGCGGGGGAGGACATGGTCATTCCAGGGGAGGGGGCTGAAGAGGGACACTGACCATTCGATCTATGGTGCTGATCGTGCCTAAACGGGGCCTGGGACGTGAGGGAGAAGACATTTCGTGCTTCCAGTTCAGGCGTTCTCGCTGGTCTCTACGCTCTGGTTTTTGACCATGTGGTCCGGCTTGTTGCCGCTGCTGTGGTGCTCCCACATCTGCAGGTAGAGCCGCTCCAAGTCAATTGTGTACTGTTTGGTGTTGAAAAGAGGGCTGCAGATCCGTTGCTTCCAAACGCGCGCTCGAACCATCTTCAGGCTGCAGGAGAGGTCAGATGATTACAGCTCTGACGTGAAATACAGAACATGCCAGCAGTTTGGCTGGTACTTACTATTCCATGTCGGAGCCCAGTTTGACTGCTATGTCTTCATAGTCCTGCCGACTCTGGGCTATTAGCTCCGGGCAGCCCAGGCAGTTGAGTTGAGAGGCGGCCACTCGGGATGCAAGAGTCTCGCCtgcaaaacaacatttttatcTTGACATAAGAAGTTCTAGAAGGACATTTAGTTTTTTAACATTTGCTAAATTCCCATTCAGGAACTAATCTCTTAATTCTCGGTATTGTCTCACCTGGCATGGTGACCATGGGTGTTCCAGCCCAGAGCACGTCCATGCCGGTGGTGTGACCGTTGCACAGAGGGGTGTCCAAGCACACGTCGGCCAGCTGGCCCCGCCTCACATGCTCCTCCTTGGGAGCCACGGGGGAGAAGATGATGCGCGAGCCGGGCAGGCCCATGTTCTGAGCATACTGCTGGATGTTGGGCTCGCCGACGGCAGGGAAGCGGAGCAGCCAGAGCACGCTGTTGGGCACACGCTTCAGGATCTGCAAATATGGGGGAAGTTTAAGATATTTAACCAAATCTCAAGtcgtttttgttgttgttgttatacaCATTGCTTTCCAAGCAATGGTTTGAATGAGGTCTGTGTGACTTACGTTGGCCCACATCTGAAGGGTAGGAGGGTCGATCTTGTAGAGCTGGTTGAAATTGCAATAGACAATCGAGTCCTCTGGGAGGCCATACTGTGAGCGAGTCGTCACTACAATTGTGCGAGGCACTTCCTCCCCTGTGGCAGCTTTGTTGTTGATCTATttttgtggaggaaaaaaaaaaaaacaaccatggTCACCGTTTGCCATACATTTTGTGTTGGAAGTCTCAGAAACATGATCCTCTGTAAAAATGTCAAGAAGATCTTATTTCATAAACAAGCAGTCCACAGTGGAGTGTAGAGGGTCACCTGTGTGGTGGCCAGCCCGTTGCTGACAGTGAAGCCGTTGATTGTGACCTGGATTTGGCCTTGATTGATCATGTTGATGATCGCTTCAGCTGCTGTGTTCATGGGTATTACGGGCATAGAGAGAGCGCCGTTGGTGTCCGCGGTGGATTCCTGGTTGTTGTCACATTTCATCTGATGGCAGAGAAGCACAtccaaattaaaatgaatgacaCAACAGCTTCAATAAACGACAATTCCTGCCAAATGCTTTAATGCCCCGCTGTGAATCCGATCACTCACCTTAATCACTTTGACATCTGGCAGGCTGTCCAAGAAGGCCTTCACGTCGATACCGTTGAGGACAATGCGGTTGTCAAAGATGTGTCCGTTTGACTTGAAGTCAATCACAGCCTTTTTctgtgaattaaaaataaaatgttacaaCACTGTACCTGAGCATTTATGTGTTTGATGATACCAGAGTCTCAGCTAGCAAAACCGATGGAAGCAAACCTTGAGGTGGGGGAACATGTTGGCGTGGTCTCCAATAAAGAAAGTATGGGGCATGTAGGCGAGCTTCTCCGAGTACTGCTCAGCGACTTCCATCGGCGAAGTCTCCTTGTCTGTGATGATATAGTCCATGAAGGGGGCGCCGCTGGTTCCAGGGTAACCCAGCCACATGGCCTGTAAAACAAACGGGTCATTTCAGTGTCATGCATTGTTCCGACACGTCGTCGACCGTAAATCGGATGTGGATCTCACCTGAATCGGGGCGGGGCGCAGTGCAAACAGCTCATTCCGTGCTCCCTTGGTGTATCCGTTCATGTTGACCAGAATGTGTACTCCATCTTGGTGAATACGATCAGCTGCCTTGCCATTGCAAGGGATCTAGAGGGCCGAGGTAACAAGCGTTTCTATAAACGGCTGACAAATCCAACCACCTACAAATGTACACGTTTGTAAGACCTCCAGTAAATCTACATCCACTGAGTTACCTGTGAGAGGTCTGTGAAATGATGAGCTTCTGCTACCACTTTGACGCGGAAGTTGGTGCTGTCGTCAGGGCTGAGCGCGTAGCAGAACACCTTCGCAAAAATGAGTCAAAGCAAAGATTTCAGTCAATCGCCAGCCAATATTTACTACTGACACAAAATATGGTAATGAGAAAACAGTTTACGGCGTGAAGTCTGGCTCTGTCATCTCACCTCAAACTTCTCGGGGTTGTGCATTCCAGGAATTGACTGCATCAGGTGTGAAGTCGGGTGGTTGCCAAAGTCTGAGCTGACATAGCCGATCCGCAGGCGTCCGTTGCTCGCCTTCAGGTCTTTGGGATGCTCATAAGCAGGTTTGTGTAGGGCATTGATCTATGGAACAAGTAATGTAGTGTAAGACCACAACCACAAAAGACGGCGTGATTCTTCACTGACTAACAAACATATTGGTCCAAATACAGAACGACAACCGATTGTGAGACGATCCCTCCTTTTCACAGGGCTCACATTTGGAGAAAGTTTAGTTTTACGAAGATTTTAATTCTATTTTCTCCAGTAAAGACATTAAAATCCCACATAATTAAACTGTTGTCCGTCTCCTTACAAGTCCAGCACCTGCAGCTGGCTTCTTTTCCATCTGGTAGGATCACTATGTCCGGGGGTGAAAATAACACCATTTTAACAATTTAACATTTTTCCAAACCGAGAATTAAAAGAAGACTGTTTTATATTTGAACCAATATGGTTACCTGATAACCACCAGATAATCCCACATCCCATCGAGCCTTCCACCAGACCTTCACCCAACACAAAGCGGCCCACTCACCAGCTATTCTACCTCTCTTCTGCAATGTTCAATTCATTCCCGTATCTTGCTTCTCCCTTACCTTCCCCACATCCCCGCAGACAGGCACTGCCATCACCAGCCACCTTCCATCCCCCCAAGATATAAATTAAAGGTTACTTGCTTTGATCATTGCGTGTACCTTGTCCAGGCAAAGGTTTCCGTGGCGTTCAGCAATGGCCTTGCGGAAGTTGTGAGAGAGCGGATACAGCATGCTGTGGTGTGGGTGCACTGACGGCAGGCGGTTCTTGTCCAGCTGGTCAGCTACAATGCTCACAAGCTTTTTCATCCGCTCGTCATAATCTGTCCAGTCACAAACAAtctggaggggggaaaaaagagcagGTGGTCAGAAAATATGTTCCAAATTCACCAggtggaaaaaagagagagaggaaaaaacatcaACTGATGGTGCTGCTGTcatgaacaaaaataaaactgaaaacctgTAGGCAGTGGGCCAGATTGCAGTAAGCATCAGGGAAGTCTGGCTTCAGCTTTAAGGCTGTGCGATAAGATGCGATGGCCTCTGGGATGTTTCCAGAATcctgaaaagacattaaaatgtaCAATTAATGGAAAATGTATCAGCCACTACGCCACATGTACCCGACGGTTATTTTCAACTAAGCAAGGTCACTCTCCAGTGATGTGAAGGGACCTTTACGAAAGACCCACCTTGTGAATGGAGGCCAGATTGCTGTGAGCGTCAGCAAAGGCGGGGTTGATCTGGATGGCACGGGTGTAGCACTGCAGAGCTCCTTGTACGTCTTGCATTTCCTTCAGTGTATTGCCCATGTTGGAGTAGGCATCAGCAAAGGTGGGGCTGATCCTAAAACCACACCAACCATCGGAATACATATTAGACAACCACACAATTGTGTGTTTCATCTCTTAGTAATGTGTCCTCTGTTTATCTTTCCAAAATCAAAACCTGGGCTGAATATTGTTTATGATATACAGAAGGTCTTAAGTTGGATTATGTTGCATGGTTCAGGTTTGGTGTTGATGCATGGGTATAAACAGAAAGCATGCATCAGTCAATGTTAAGTGGATTCCAAATGAACATTTCGGAATTCGCAggttcagtgaaaacacaacaacaaacctAATGGCCTCCTTGTAGTGCATGAGGGCCTCCTGAAGTttcccctgctgctgcaggacactGGCCAGGTTAGAGTGAGCTGCCGCAAATTCGGGGAACACCTGCACGAGCGAGAAAATGTTATTAATAGAATGTTATAAATATACTGAAGAGAAGACTTTGATTCCTAACCCACCTCTAGGGCTTTTCTGTAGAGCTGAACAGCCTCTTCAATGTTACCCTGCTCACGCTTGATGTTGGCCAAGTTATTGAGCGAGTCGGCGTGAGTTGGACACAAACGCAAAGCAGTGTTGTAGCATTCCTCAGCTTCCGACACCTGAAAAtacgaaaagaaaaaatgtcTCAGTAAATTAGTACTGACTTCAAAGAGATCCCCCaaaatttttaaataaatcaagaTTTTCATAGACAAAAATACATATTACATTTCCTTTCTCCTTGAGGGCGTTTGCCAAGTTGCAGTAGGCATCAGGAAAGTGTGGCTGCAATTCAATCGCACGACGGTACGTGTCGATGGCCAGATCAATGAGGCCCTGCTCGTAGTAGACACAGGCCAGGTTTCCATGGACGACGGCATGGTTGGGACTCAGGCTCAGAGCCCTCAGGTATCCAGCCACAGCTCTGGAAACACAAGACATCTTCAACGTCGGTGCTGTGCTAATAAAGAAACCGCCATGTCTTTTGACCTTTAGACATCAAAGACATGAACGTGTATTTTCACATAACTATCTGGGTGTGTTGCACAGTTGAAAAGGTGTTATTTTGAGCATATTTGCACTTTCAACCGACAGTTCTGTATCTGGAGCAGCTTTGTTATGATTAATACTGCGTACACAACCCACAGCTCCAAGAACAGGGCGTGTCCGGCATTAAGTACATCCTTGCCTCACTGTAAATCTCTCACAGGGTGTGGAGCATTTAAAGACAACGGCCCACACAAAAACGATTACAAGAAATGACACTTAATCCTCCACGTCAACTGGAGACGCACCTGTCAAAGATGCGAGCTTCCTTCAAAACGTTGCCTAAATTGATGTAGGCATCCAGAAAATTCGGATCCAAAGTcacagcctgaaaacacaatATAGCTCATTAGGGCGTTTTCACACCAGGACTGTCGGATCGGGACCAGAAAGCTCCCTCAACTCTGATCTGAATCAAACAAGCAAACGCCGGTCCCCTTGAGAACGTGGGTCTCGGTTCTTTTGCAAGCAAACGTAACGAGAGGACATGACACGCAATGCATGTTGGGTAGTTCACTGCCTCTCCGGTCAGTGATCGTTTCAAGCGACAGCGCCTCCAAACgagcagctgttgtaattgCACGACGTTGTCCAGGCGGTTTGGTCCGCTCTCAAAAGTGCAGCATGAaagcaaaccaaaccaaatgaaggtgtgttttactttatgtaatgaactgacatattttatatacatttgtttttttactcgTGTCTTTTActcatgttcagcactttgatcAGACTGGGTTGTtgtaaagtgctatataaataaaatttgattgattgattgattgattgtgtgAGAATTCGCGGACGCCTCCCATCCCGAGTGAACCGAGACCCAGACTGtcctggtgtgaaagcagccttAAATCAGGCATACACGGGAACATGCACAAACAGAGAAGAAAGACTGTAAAAGGTTACAAGAGTAACACCACTGACCTTTTCGAAGTGGTGTATGGCCAGCCAGATCTCTCCCTGGGCATTGAACACACAGCCCAGGTTGCTCCAAGCCACTGCAAAGTTGGGCTGAGTCTCAATGGCTTTCAGGTAGCAAGCCTTCAGTGGGTTTACAGTGAACGAccacaggacaggaggagaagaggtaGAATGGGAGAGGTATAGTGTGtagagggggggaggggtgtaaaataaaaacaaatagaaGATTGAGaataaaagtaagaaaaaacaaaaagggcaGAGAGAGCAAAATTAGTGTCTATTCTCCATGATGGCAAAAAGTGAGTCTGCAGCATGGGCTCGCCTGCGCTCAAGTCTGCCGCGCAAAGCTGCATTGCTTTTTCCTACGCTGCGCTGATCCAACCAACACCCACACGTAGGCCCAGCCGTCATCCTACAGTTATGACCACACTCTACAAACGTAGTGGTTCCTTCACCCCATAGTCGGATCAATCGACCCCggtacaaacacacaactgtgagAAAGTAACTTTGAATTCTGCGTTGAATGTTAGCATTACATCTCACAACCTAGGATGGTGGACACTTCGTGCAGGGGATGGTCCCTGTAAAGCATGCGCAACAAACGCGAGCGCGCCGGGTGGGTCTGCTGCCACCACCACAATGCACCGCTTGATGCCGCTTGCGTGACCTTGCCCCTGGCAAAGGTGATTACTTCGCTGCGGCGCTCGCTGACATGGCCAAGTGAAAGAGCTGCAGACCAACAACCCCTCGCAGATCGCCTGCAACACCAGACTGGCACACGCTTGGCACCCACGGAGTTTCTCAGATTGCGGGGAAGGGGCTGAGGGGCTCGAGAAGCCAAACAGGGGGCCAATAATGTATGGCCACTTAATACTGAATGATATATGGCAAAAGGGCGTTTTCCCAAAGTCAATTATGTCTGAGACTCGAGGGGCTCTTGGGAGCGAGGCTGGTCGTGAGTGGGGAGAGGTCCACAACCAACTGGCCAGAGGGAATGAGAGGGGGTGGGAGTTCGCATGCTTGCGCTTTCCGCCGTTTTGGTTGCTTGGAAGGTATCGCTGCGCAGCCCCTGCGCTACTGCAGACTCACAGCGCACTATCTGCATCATCAGAACGCTGCAACTCCAAATAAagaagggaaaaacaaaacaaaacaggaaaaaataacCAACATGTAAGAGTTAGAGGGGTCTTACTTGTTTTTCACGATTATTGCTTCCAATTccaagtttgtttttgtctaatACAAAGTTGGGTAATTAGTGTGGCATACTTAATAAATGCTTacagtaatttttttctttgttattgttgtaaaaatattttactCTTTTGCTCTTCAAAGGAAGCCACAAGACAGAGGAGCTCAAGCATGAAGTGAggtggtttttcttttgttggcAGTTACAAACCCGTTACCATATTTTTGGACTTTGTCAGAGTGGCGGTCGCAGCTGgctggaagaagaggagaggactgAGGCTGCCCTAGTGTTCCTTTCCGCCAGGCACCTACGCAGGAATAGTGTCACCCACCTGAAACTTTCTAAATAACAATATCAGTTGTGGAAAAAACCAAAAGAGacaaaatcagaaaacaagatCGTTAGTAAAAGTTCTCAAACAATACATTCTTTTCTTAATATGGAAATAAAACACGTTCTTCCAAatcacaacaaacagaaaaacagtaacACTATTCCTAAGTTTTCAGTCATGCAAtgaatgtttcatttaaaacaaaaaacaaaaaaatcaaatcaagagGAATGCTTTAAGGGTAACTGGGAGGGAAGAAAGGCTTTGACATGTTCAATTTATCGCTGACGTAGAATCAGGCTCTGGTTGTTCTTCAATTTCACTTTAACACAAAACTACAGGAGGGCAGTTACTGGCTTGATCTTGCCCAAATGAACTGATCCCATCTCTTTGGGAATAAAATTACAGGTTTGAAGAAAAAGGCAAGAAATATTAatcattgcttttctttttttcttttagcatcTTCATGAAATAGTTTTGAAACTTTGATTTCTTTATCCTGGCCTGCTTTCTTGAGTCCTGGCCAATGGGTAGGGAGAAAAGTCTGTGGTTTGATTATTTGTATCTAGAAGCCTCCACAGCTCTGAAATAAAGAGGTCATCGCTGCTGCTGCGCGCGTGTCTGTCTTTCTAAACCAGCATCTGACGCAGGCGGTGGAGCACAGATAGTGAGCTGTCTGCCTGACGCGACGTTGACCACTTTAAGGCGATTGTGAACAAGCTGctttaccccccccccaaagtTAAAGATGCTATGCAAAGACAGCTGCTAtcagagcagataaacagctggaTAAAGTCTTCACTCTTAACCACACTGACAAGAAAACAATGTATCTGTGCACAGAAAGCGAGTGAGTGCGCCTGAGCACTGAAGCAAAACGGTCAGGAAGACAGCTCTCAGCGCGCATACTCCACCAATCCTCAGCGAGCGCGCGGGGGGTGGAGCGACAGAGCAGGGGAGCTGGTGGCTCCCTGATGCTCCTCCCCACTCCTTTACCCCCCTCTAGCACGAAATAAGATGGCCTGTAACCAGCGGGACAACTCCATTTCTCCAGATTAGACCAAACCCAGGTAGCCCCCCTGCAAATATAGACACAAGTTTTAAAAGTGACAAATTGACATGTAACACCTGGGGAGAAAACCCACACTGGCAGCAACTGCACTGACAGCAGACGGATGGAAAGCTGGTCGTTGGGCACTTGATGAACAACACAGGAGTATAGTGGTTAGGTTAGAAACCATCTTATCTTTTGCACTGCAAAGATAAACTAGCTTCTCATCAGTTCATATTTTCTTCAAAGACCGAGCCAGCATTTTCCCTCCAAAGTCAACTATATAAAAAAAGGCATAAGCAGGTTTGATCCACTGTGTAAATTCAAAAACTTCAGCCTTTCTTCCTGAAAGGGCAAGGGGCTGACCTCTGATAAAAGGTCGGTGTGAAGCAAAGGACACAGGATGATAAACGGTAGGGACAGTTGTAGCATGTTTGAAGTACTTGAAAACGAAAAGTGACTTTCCAAAAAGTAATacaaatgttaatttttttggtTCACTACGATcttgaaaaaagagaaaacttgaCTGCCTCGTGGTGTTAACTCATCGCAGTCCAACGGGTCAAATAGGTTTGCTATGGGACATGCTCAATGCAAGAGTGCGAATTAGGCAATGTGCCATTTTCTGTCCTTCGCATAGCCGAAAGGGTTGAATGGAGGAGacttgatgtttttaaaaatgtcaaaaggaTGGAAAGGAACTTCTATGGCCTCAGAGAGACTAAAAAAATATGGACaaggaaaataataattataaaaaaaatgtatagaaaatctacaacaacaaaacaataaacaaggCAAATATAGAAATGCCGGCCCAAAGTACATACCTTAGCCTCTTCCAAACGCCCAAGGGCTTTAAGCAAATTGCCCAAATCACTACGGACACAGTAAAGATCCTGGAGAAGAGAGCAGAAGCCCCACAAAAATTAACATCTACAATTCCAATAAACTGAAGGTCAGAGTTCACTCAAATCAGATTGTGTTGTTAATTTAAGGACTTACAGGATTATACTGTAACGCTGACACATAAGCTTGCACCGCTCCCTCCATGTCACCTGCGGCCACGAGAGCTGCAGCCAGGTTGATGTAACCATCGATGAAGTCCGGCTTTAGCCTCAGTGCGTGGCGGTAATGCTCGATGGCCTCCTGCAGTTGTCCACGCTCCTTGTACACGTTCCCCAGGTTGGAGTAGGCCTCGGCCAGCATTGGGTTCTGCTTGATGGCCAAGGTACTGAAATGAGCCGACCTGAAGGGCGGCAAAAAAAGATACGCAATGGTTAAAATCGACATGAAAAAGGACTGGCGCTGACGATTTTGTGTGTTGTGGCAACAGCACAGTACATGAGCAGAGCCTCAGCTGGATACATACGCAGCAAATCGAGCAGTATGTCAGACAATGCATCACATCACATAAAAAAcatcaccaaaacaaaaactgaatccATTAttcaaatgactgaaaacaaactaTTTAACACATTACTTGTTAGAACTTACTGAATTTGCTTTTACGCACATGCTTTCAGGAGCCAGTGCATACGAACCTAATTTAACGAATAATTCCACATATTATTTAAATTagtcatacaaaaaaaaaaaaatcattcccaAGACTTAAAACTTGTCACCACAGCACCTGCACAGATATCCCACCACCAGAAGAGTGTTACAGCAGGTTAAATCAAGCACAGGACGAGTCGTTCCGGACGAGTTTCCAGATCGGCCGTGTGCACCCAAAGCCAGAGGACCCACTCTGCTACCTCCA harbors:
- the ogt.1 gene encoding UDP-N-acetylglucosamine--peptide N-acetylglucosaminyltransferase 110 kDa subunit isoform X1, which produces MASSVGNVADSTEPTKRMLSFQGLAELAHREYQSGDFEAAERHCMQLWRQEPDNTGVLLLLSSIHFQCRRLDRSAHFSTLAIKQNPMLAEAYSNLGNVYKERGQLQEAIEHYRHALRLKPDFIDGYINLAAALVAAGDMEGAVQAYVSALQYNPDLYCVRSDLGNLLKALGRLEEAKACYLKAIETQPNFAVAWSNLGCVFNAQGEIWLAIHHFEKAVTLDPNFLDAYINLGNVLKEARIFDRAVAGYLRALSLSPNHAVVHGNLACVYYEQGLIDLAIDTYRRAIELQPHFPDAYCNLANALKEKGNVVSEAEECYNTALRLCPTHADSLNNLANIKREQGNIEEAVQLYRKALEVFPEFAAAHSNLASVLQQQGKLQEALMHYKEAIRISPTFADAYSNMGNTLKEMQDVQGALQCYTRAIQINPAFADAHSNLASIHKDSGNIPEAIASYRTALKLKPDFPDAYCNLAHCLQIVCDWTDYDERMKKLVSIVADQLDKNRLPSVHPHHSMLYPLSHNFRKAIAERHGNLCLDKVHAMIKINALHKPAYEHPKDLKASNGRLRIGYVSSDFGNHPTSHLMQSIPGMHNPEKFEVFCYALSPDDSTNFRVKVVAEAHHFTDLSQIPCNGKAADRIHQDGVHILVNMNGYTKGARNELFALRPAPIQAMWLGYPGTSGAPFMDYIITDKETSPMEVAEQYSEKLAYMPHTFFIGDHANMFPHLKKKAVIDFKSNGHIFDNRIVLNGIDVKAFLDSLPDVKVIKMKCDNNQESTADTNGALSMPVIPMNTAAEAIINMINQGQIQVTINGFTVSNGLATTQINNKAATGEEVPRTIVVTTRSQYGLPEDSIVYCNFNQLYKIDPPTLQMWANILKRVPNSVLWLLRFPAVGEPNIQQYAQNMGLPGSRIIFSPVAPKEEHVRRGQLADVCLDTPLCNGHTTGMDVLWAGTPMVTMPGETLASRVAASQLNCLGCPELIAQSRQDYEDIAVKLGSDMEYLKMVRARVWKQRICSPLFNTKQYTIDLERLYLQMWEHHSSGNKPDHMVKNQSVETSENA
- the ogt.1 gene encoding UDP-N-acetylglucosamine--peptide N-acetylglucosaminyltransferase 110 kDa subunit isoform X2; amino-acid sequence: MASSVGNVADSTEPTKRMLSFQGLAELAHREYQSGDFEAAERHCMQLWRQEPDNTGVLLLLSSIHFQCRRLDRSAHFSTLAIKQNPMLAEAYSNLGNVYKERGQLQEAIEHYRHALRLKPDFIDGYINLAAALVAAGDMEGAVQAYVSALQYNPDLYCVRSDLGNLLKALGRLEEAKACYLKAIETQPNFAVAWSNLGCVFNAQGEIWLAIHHFEKAVTLDPNFLDAYINLGNVLKEARIFDRAVAGYLRALSLSPNHAVVHGNLACVYYEQGLIDLAIDTYRRAIELQPHFPDAYCNLANALKEKGNVSEAEECYNTALRLCPTHADSLNNLANIKREQGNIEEAVQLYRKALEVFPEFAAAHSNLASVLQQQGKLQEALMHYKEAIRISPTFADAYSNMGNTLKEMQDVQGALQCYTRAIQINPAFADAHSNLASIHKDSGNIPEAIASYRTALKLKPDFPDAYCNLAHCLQIVCDWTDYDERMKKLVSIVADQLDKNRLPSVHPHHSMLYPLSHNFRKAIAERHGNLCLDKVHAMIKINALHKPAYEHPKDLKASNGRLRIGYVSSDFGNHPTSHLMQSIPGMHNPEKFEVFCYALSPDDSTNFRVKVVAEAHHFTDLSQIPCNGKAADRIHQDGVHILVNMNGYTKGARNELFALRPAPIQAMWLGYPGTSGAPFMDYIITDKETSPMEVAEQYSEKLAYMPHTFFIGDHANMFPHLKKKAVIDFKSNGHIFDNRIVLNGIDVKAFLDSLPDVKVIKMKCDNNQESTADTNGALSMPVIPMNTAAEAIINMINQGQIQVTINGFTVSNGLATTQINNKAATGEEVPRTIVVTTRSQYGLPEDSIVYCNFNQLYKIDPPTLQMWANILKRVPNSVLWLLRFPAVGEPNIQQYAQNMGLPGSRIIFSPVAPKEEHVRRGQLADVCLDTPLCNGHTTGMDVLWAGTPMVTMPGETLASRVAASQLNCLGCPELIAQSRQDYEDIAVKLGSDMEYLKMVRARVWKQRICSPLFNTKQYTIDLERLYLQMWEHHSSGNKPDHMVKNQSVETSENA